A window of Leptospira brenneri contains these coding sequences:
- a CDS encoding DoxX family membrane protein has translation MKIAYTIVRILLGALFLFASVVVLFNLVPQPETTGDLKIFNDGLKASGYLLTLIKVTELVCALAFLSGRFVPLASIVIAPIAVNILLVHLTIAPDGIPVGIFVVAANAFLAYVNWNVYKPLFVPVNK, from the coding sequence ATGAAAATTGCTTATACAATTGTTAGGATTTTGCTGGGTGCACTATTCCTATTTGCTTCTGTGGTGGTGCTTTTTAATTTAGTTCCGCAACCGGAAACGACTGGTGATTTAAAAATCTTTAATGATGGTTTAAAGGCATCAGGGTATTTACTCACACTGATTAAAGTAACAGAACTTGTGTGTGCTCTTGCTTTCTTATCTGGAAGATTTGTTCCTTTAGCTTCTATTGTCATTGCACCAATCGCTGTGAATATTCTCCTGGTTCACCTAACCATTGCACCGGATGGAATACCTGTTGGTATTTTTGTGGTCGCTGCCAATGCTTTTCTAGCTTACGTGAATTGGAATGTCTACA